One window from the genome of Synechococcus sp. PROS-7-1 encodes:
- a CDS encoding MFS transporter, with translation MTTTKPTASTSRVLLAGLIGNVMEWYDFAVYGYFATVIGREFFPSSDPASSLIGAFGAFAAGFLVRPLGGVVFGRIGDLFGRRRALSLSVMAMAIPTVLMGLLPTHQQIGVAAPIAVVVLRLIQGLSVGGEYTSSIIFLTEQAPQRQRGFYAIWGLWGSVLGMLLGSGFGDLLAHTLTPDQLGSWGWRLPFLLGALVALTGIVIRQGIGAEVIEPQVKAPVRETFGRYRLQVLQVMALNIASSVGYYAAFVYAVSYLEDIDKLSDATALSLNTGVLGVLLLLYPIAAWLSDRIGRKPMLISGSALMCFGALSFFDLMHSGDPQLVLRGELGLTVAVALLAGGKNPANVELMPAAVRCTGLAVAFNLAEGYFGGTTPLISTWLISRTGNPLLPGAWVALAGLITLITAVFFTRETAFRPLEGTR, from the coding sequence ATGACCACAACGAAACCGACAGCCAGCACCAGCCGCGTTCTTCTGGCCGGCCTGATCGGCAACGTGATGGAGTGGTACGACTTCGCGGTGTACGGCTACTTCGCCACGGTGATCGGCCGTGAGTTCTTTCCATCCAGCGACCCTGCCAGCTCCTTAATCGGAGCCTTCGGTGCCTTTGCCGCAGGCTTTCTGGTGCGGCCCCTGGGGGGTGTGGTGTTCGGCCGCATCGGCGACCTGTTCGGTCGTCGCCGTGCCCTCAGCCTCTCGGTGATGGCGATGGCGATCCCAACGGTGCTGATGGGCTTGCTGCCAACCCATCAACAGATTGGTGTGGCGGCACCGATCGCCGTGGTGGTGCTGCGGTTAATCCAAGGGCTGTCCGTTGGCGGCGAGTACACCAGCTCGATCATCTTTTTGACCGAACAGGCGCCCCAACGCCAGCGGGGGTTCTACGCGATCTGGGGCCTGTGGGGCTCCGTGCTGGGCATGCTGCTGGGTTCGGGCTTCGGAGATTTACTCGCCCACACCCTGACCCCTGATCAGTTGGGCAGTTGGGGTTGGAGATTGCCCTTTCTGCTGGGGGCCCTCGTAGCCCTCACAGGCATTGTGATTCGTCAGGGGATCGGTGCTGAGGTGATCGAACCTCAGGTGAAGGCACCGGTGCGGGAGACGTTCGGGCGATACCGATTGCAGGTGTTGCAGGTGATGGCTCTGAACATCGCCAGCAGCGTGGGCTACTACGCCGCCTTCGTGTATGCCGTGAGCTATCTGGAAGACATCGACAAGCTCAGCGATGCCACGGCACTGAGCCTCAACACCGGCGTTCTTGGCGTGTTGCTTCTGCTGTACCCGATCGCAGCCTGGCTATCGGATCGCATCGGACGCAAGCCGATGCTGATCAGCGGGTCTGCCTTGATGTGTTTCGGTGCCCTGTCGTTTTTTGATCTGATGCACAGCGGTGACCCTCAGCTGGTGCTGCGCGGAGAACTCGGCCTCACCGTGGCGGTTGCCCTGCTCGCTGGCGGCAAGAATCCGGCCAATGTGGAACTGATGCCCGCCGCCGTGCGCTGCACGGGTCTGGCGGTGGCCTTCAACCTTGCCGAGGGTTATTTCGGAGGCACCACGCCCTTGATCTCCACTTGGTTGATCAGCCGCACCGGCAATCCCCTGCTGCCAGGCGCCTGGGTTGCGCTGGCAGGGCTGATCACCTTGATCACAGCAGTGTTCTTCACCCGCGAAACAGCATTCCGGCCCCTGGAGGGGACACGTTGA
- the lexA gene encoding transcriptional repressor LexA, with translation MPVPAGSPEPLTSAQQELYEWLADYIGSHHHSPSIRQMMQAMGLRSPAPVQSRLRHLQQKGWITWQEGQARTLQLLGGVASGIPVLGAVAAGGLVETFDDVQERLDLAPVLETRGLFALTVNGDSMVDAHIADGDVVLMEPVTEPSRLREGTIVSALVPGSGTTLKHFHRDGAVVRLEAANPAYEPIELPADQVQVQGKLAAVWRQV, from the coding sequence TTGCCGGTGCCCGCTGGATCCCCCGAGCCGCTCACGTCTGCTCAGCAGGAGTTGTACGAATGGCTTGCTGACTACATCGGCAGCCATCACCACAGCCCCTCGATTCGTCAGATGATGCAGGCCATGGGTCTGCGCTCCCCTGCGCCGGTTCAGAGCCGGCTGCGTCACCTTCAGCAGAAAGGGTGGATTACCTGGCAGGAGGGGCAGGCGCGCACGCTGCAGTTGCTAGGGGGTGTGGCGTCAGGCATTCCCGTGCTGGGCGCTGTCGCGGCTGGCGGATTGGTGGAAACCTTTGATGACGTGCAGGAGCGGCTAGACCTGGCTCCTGTTCTGGAAACCCGCGGGTTGTTTGCTCTCACGGTGAACGGTGACTCGATGGTGGATGCGCACATCGCCGATGGTGATGTGGTGCTGATGGAGCCCGTCACGGAGCCATCCCGCTTGCGTGAAGGAACGATCGTGAGCGCATTGGTGCCGGGCAGCGGAACCACCCTCAAGCATTTCCACCGTGATGGTGCGGTGGTTCGGCTGGAGGCGGCCAATCCTGCCTATGAGCCGATCGAGCTGCCTGCTGATCAAGTGCAGGTGCAAGGAAAGCTGGCTGCCGTGTGGCGGCAGGTGTAG
- a CDS encoding YbjQ family protein encodes MLITTTPTIEGRKILHYRGLVTGETIIGANIFRDILASITDVIGGRSKAYEDALMTARDNAIEEMKNRATLMQANAIVGVDLDYEVFGEGGMMMVSVSGTAVLLEGGTGVPLA; translated from the coding sequence ATGCTGATCACCACGACCCCCACCATTGAAGGGCGGAAGATCCTTCACTACCGGGGGCTCGTTACTGGTGAAACCATCATTGGGGCAAATATTTTCCGAGACATCCTGGCAAGCATCACGGATGTGATCGGAGGGCGATCGAAAGCTTACGAAGACGCCTTAATGACAGCTCGTGATAACGCGATCGAAGAAATGAAAAATCGAGCAACGCTGATGCAAGCCAACGCGATCGTTGGCGTTGATTTGGATTACGAAGTGTTTGGTGAAGGGGGAATGATGATGGTCTCCGTCAGCGGCACCGCCGTGTTACTCGAAGGTGGCACAGGCGTACCCCTGGCTTGA